CGCGCCCCTCGAGATCGACGACCAGGAACATGACGCGGCCGTCCTCGCGCCGATCATCGAACGCGACGGCGAGGACCACCTGCTCTTTACGCGGCGAGCCGACCACCTCGGCGAGCACCCCGGCCAGATGAGTTTTCCCGGCGGCGGCGCCGAATCGTTCGACGACTCCATTCTCGACACCGCGCTCCGCGAGGCCAACGAGGAGATCGGACTCGAGCCCGACGAGGTCGAAATCGTCGGCCAGCTTGACGATATCCGGACGATCACGGAGTACGCCGTCACGCCGTTCGTCGGTCGCGTCCCCGACCGCGAGTACGTCGGCGACGGCTACGAGGTCGCCGAAATCGTCGTCCTGCCGCTGTCCGGGCTGCTCGATCCGGAGAACTACGAGTACGAGCGTCGGGATCACCCCTACTACGGCGACATCGTCATCCACTACTTTCACGTCGACGGCTACACCGTCTGGGGAGCGACCGGCCGCATACTCGTCCAGTTGCTCGAGTTGACGACCGAGTTCGAGCCGCCCGAACGGGTCGAACGCTCTCGACGGTAGGCTCGTCCGTTACTGCTCTCGGTTCTTCGTCCCATCGGACTCGAGGTGGCCGACCACGGTTAGCGCCCCCTCGTCGAGCTCCGCCTCGGCGGTTTCCGCGTCACCGAAGCCGCCGCTGACCACCCGCGTGAGCGCTTCCTCGAGCGTCTCGTCGAGCTCGGTGAAGTCGTCGGGCGAAACCTCGAGGACGTAGCCCGACGAGATGTTCGGCGACGTCGGGAGAAAGAGCGTCGCACGGCCGTCGGGCGTCCGCTGGCCGGTCTTGAACGCGGTCATCCATACGCCGTCCCAGGTTTCGACTCTGACCGGCGTCTGGAGGGCCTCGCCCGCGCCGAACGTCGTCTCGGTGGCGGTCTTCGAGGCGTTGTAGACGACGCGGATGACGGGTACCCGGTTCGCCACGTAGTCGACGATCCCCTCGAGGACGCCGCCGATCGTCGTGTCCGTCATCTGCCCGACGACGTACATCGCGAGGAGGAGGAATCCGACGAACGTCGTGACTCGGAGGAAGCTGGCGAGTTGGACGCGCGCGTACTCGCCCAGTCCGGGCGCGATCGCCTCGAGGGTCTCCGCGTTCAGCAGGATCCCCGGCGTCACGCCCGCGATAAACGAGTAGAGGTAATGGGCGAGGTACAGCGTCACGAGGACGGGACCGACGACGATGAGGCCACGTCCGAAATCCCCCTTGACCGAACTCATGTGGCCGCGATCACGGTCGATGGCAGGGCGCCCTCCTATGAGTAGATTGTGGACTCGCGGCGGCGGAAACCGTGTCGCTCGGCGATCGCAGCCGGCCACCGACGGCACCAGCGGAACGCCAGCTTTTTGCGCTCCGGCCGCACAGCACGTCTATATCCGCGTCGACGGTTCGCCGTCCCGATCGCCGTCGCTCGAGGTTTCGGGCCCATCGGGACCGCCGCGTCGCGCGAAGTGAGCATCCATGTTGACCACGAGCACCGTCACCCGCGCCGGACTGGACGCGATTGCGCTGAAACCCGCCGAGTGCGACGTTTCAACGGCCGCGTCGATCCCGGTCGAGACGATCGCGATCGACTACGAGGGCCGCGAGCACCTCCCCGCCCTCGAGACGCTCATCGCCCTCTCGAAGGAGACCGACGTCCTGGTGACGACGCCCGTCCGGGCCGACGGTTTCGACCCGCTGGGCGACGACTCGCTGACCGCCGAACTCCCCGACGCCGTCGGGCGAGTCCTCGTGGCGGGCCACCCCGCTTACCTCACCGCCGAAGAGCGCGAGCGGGCCGTCGCGCCGCGACTCGGCGCTGCCCTCGAGACCGAACCCGAGGCCTGGGTCGGCACCGAGAGCGTCGAACGGATCGCGATGGCGACCGGCGCGACCCAGTACGAACTGCTCTCGCGGACGACCGAGCGCGACCTGCGGGCGTTGCGGGTGGCCGGCTTTGCCGGCAACGTCTCCGTCTACGCCCCGACAGTGCTTACCGAGGACGACGATGCCGTGCTCGACGCCGTCGGCGCCTACGTCGCCCGCCGCCGGCCGGTCGCCCGGGCGTTACCCGAGGGAGCCCCGACCGACGCCAGCGCGACCGGTCGCGCTCGAGACGTGCTGCTCAAGGCGGCCACCGACTACGCGCTCGTCGGCGCTCCCGACGAGGTGCGCGCTCAGACCGACGCCCTGCGCGAGGCCGGCGCGACGACGATCGTCGGCTACCCCGCGCGCGGCCTCGGCCCGTTTCTCGAATAACTGTGCCGGACGTCGATCACACAGAGTAAGTATCAGCCAGCCCCAGTGTCCGGCATGACGAGTTTCGGTGACGCGATCGACGCTCGAGGACAGCGCCGCGCACGCGCACTCCCGGCGCGTGATCGGCCATGACCGACATCGACGACGATCCGGAGATCGCGGTCGGCGCCGACGCCTTCACCCAGGCGGGCGCCGGCCTCGAGGTCGCCGTCGTCGGCGGCGGCGCCGTCGGCGCGACGACAGCCTACGATCTCGCCCGCGAGGGCGCCGACGTAACGCTCTACGAGAAGGATCAGATCGCGAGCGGCTCGAGCGGCCGTGCGGCGGGAATCTGTTACGACGCCTTCGCCGATCCGCTCGACGCCGAGATCGCCAGCGAC
Above is a genomic segment from Haloterrigena salifodinae containing:
- a CDS encoding DUF502 domain-containing protein; this translates as MSSVKGDFGRGLIVVGPVLVTLYLAHYLYSFIAGVTPGILLNAETLEAIAPGLGEYARVQLASFLRVTTFVGFLLLAMYVVGQMTDTTIGGVLEGIVDYVANRVPVIRVVYNASKTATETTFGAGEALQTPVRVETWDGVWMTAFKTGQRTPDGRATLFLPTSPNISSGYVLEVSPDDFTELDETLEEALTRVVSGGFGDAETAEAELDEGALTVVGHLESDGTKNREQ
- a CDS encoding NUDIX hydrolase yields the protein MSQPTMNLEPVADHAPLEIDDQEHDAAVLAPIIERDGEDHLLFTRRADHLGEHPGQMSFPGGGAESFDDSILDTALREANEEIGLEPDEVEIVGQLDDIRTITEYAVTPFVGRVPDREYVGDGYEVAEIVVLPLSGLLDPENYEYERRDHPYYGDIVIHYFHVDGYTVWGATGRILVQLLELTTEFEPPERVERSRR
- a CDS encoding DUF7388 family protein, with the translated sequence MLTTSTVTRAGLDAIALKPAECDVSTAASIPVETIAIDYEGREHLPALETLIALSKETDVLVTTPVRADGFDPLGDDSLTAELPDAVGRVLVAGHPAYLTAEERERAVAPRLGAALETEPEAWVGTESVERIAMATGATQYELLSRTTERDLRALRVAGFAGNVSVYAPTVLTEDDDAVLDAVGAYVARRRPVARALPEGAPTDASATGRARDVLLKAATDYALVGAPDEVRAQTDALREAGATTIVGYPARGLGPFLE